cggaataattaaagtattcatttatttaaagaaaataaatacgatcgtcttttttctcgcgtaatttaaatgtaattcgaatgatatagataaatctatttattttaatacttggcaataaaaaagaatttaaagtatgaaaaagcataaattcaagtcaagacctatccaatgataccaattttagtaacattaactaattctatcatatagatatggcgggaacaaaattttcctaattctcttaataatatagataataatttgaatagtaattGCTTATactagttatttattatttagttgaaGTAGTTCAGCGTCAACATAATTTATTAGTGTTACAGGCAGGTGATACTTTTAATGACAGGATGTAAACATCCTACGGTAATGAAAGATTTATGTGCTGAATGTGGAGCTGATTTACGACAAGAGGCATTAAGTAAAGATGGAAAAGAAACAATAATATCTGAAGCAAGTGTACCGATGGTTCATAGTATTCCTGAACTAAAAGTTTGTCCAGAATTAGCTGAAAAAATAGGCAAAGAAGATGAGCAAAGAttattaaaagataaaaaattagctCTTCTTGTTGATTTAGATCAAACCATTGTTCATACTACTAATGATACTGTTCCAGCTGTAATGAAGGtactcatttattatttttcaataatatatgGTGTGTTCGGACCCGCCACCCCAGGGCACGGCGACTACCACCAGATACCCGggaaaattttagattttaataaattttttagaaaaaaagtgAGTAACCAATAAAAAACGGACGTATGAATCATCAAGTgtactaattaaaataatattcaagtgaaaaaattttaatgtaacgattacgaataatttttgtaaataatatcaatataaataccaaaaaaaaatcaataattaactaataagaaacataaataaaaatcaattttatcatGCTGCACGCACACAAAATTTACATAGACACATTTTCTGCAGACAGAAAGCAtgataatagtatattgtttgacaagagatgaaacaagacgatttcagactagggtgAAGTTGGCTAACATCACCTGCAGTCTGAAATAGTGTTTCATCCAGTCAtacactatatttttcatgattacctacATCGGAACATTCAGTGTCAGTAGTCaataagaaacaagttaatttcgaTGATGCGGAGAACTGTTATTGGTTTAACCCCGAtcttcaaaaatcgagtttttatcatatgtcGACGTTTGAAGGAGttaggatgctattctgacattttcagagagatgtctgtatgtatgtgtgtatgtatgtatgtatgtgtatgtgtgtgagtggatgtaaacctctcatatctttccaatgaatgaaccgatttagatggttcttgcggcattcgaaagattccttctgaacttagatttccagaaaattttagatcatttAGTCAAATAGACTCTGAGGTATTTaggaaatacgaaaaaataaaaattttttttttcgttttttttggatattttgaaaactgttggatcgatcaattccaaaattttatcagcctTAGAACTCGAttaaagctttcgattgccgccgagaacgtctcaatcggataatccgggctccaagagctcgaaaacagggggaagttttggggctggctcgCTGGGCCAATCaatgcccagatttttttttattggttatttactttttttctacaattttaattatgagtAAAAATTTCCCGGGCATACAGCAGACGCCCCAGTGCACCAGGTGTAAGATCCGAACACAccaataattaacaatatttatttcaggATGTATTTCATTATCAACTCTATGGACCTAATTCACCGTGGTATCATACAAGATTACGACCTGGTACAAATCATTTTCTTGAAGAAATGAGTAAATTGTATGAATTACATATTTGTACATTTGGGGCTAGAAATTATGCTCATACTGTTGCTGCATTATTGGATAAagaaggaaaattattttctcatcgAATACTTTCCAGAGATGAGTGTTTTAATCCAGCATCAAAAACTgctaatttaaagtaaaaataatttttcgagctgcaatttaagtatttaaaaaaacaaaaacaatttcatttattatttatatttttgttacagAGCACTCTTTCCTTGTGGAGATGATTTAGTCTGCATCATTGATGATCGAGAAGATGTATGGCAAGGTTGTGGTAATTTAGTACAAGTAAAAccttatcatttctttcgtcATACAGGAGACATTCATGCACCCCCTGGTCTTGAAAAACGTGACGTACTAGATCAGTCGTCAAATACAGAAGAAGAATCAGTAAAGATTGACACAAATCAACAAAATGTTGATactaaagaaaataatgtCATTGGGAATggtatcaatgataatttacCTGAAGAAAATTCTCAAATTAACAAAGAAATTGATCAAGTAATCAGTAAATCAACGGATGACAGTAAAGAATCAGACAGTAAAACCTGTGAAATTTCAAAGTCTTCCGAACCTCCGACTgatgaaaaattgaatgaaaaaagtACTGAAGAAAATATTGATGACAATGTtgggaataaaaatgaaacgaaatgtgacgataaaataaatgataataaaactaaACCATTGGACGTACCATTGACTGACATAAAGAAGAATGAAGAAACTGACGTTGACGATAATGATCATGATGATTATTTGTTATATTTGGAAGATATTTTACGAAGAATacataatgaattttataaacatatagaaaataatgATCGTAAACCACTTAGAGAAATAATACCACAAGTGAGAATTCGCGTACTTGAAGGTTTATGTTTAACGTTCAGTGGATTAGTTCCAACAAATCATAAATTAGAACAAAGTCGTGCTTATAAAGTTGCAATGGCATTCGGAGCTAAAGTAAcacaggtaattttttttgttactttattttttgatctattacattatttttaagataaaataaattaacataaattatttcattgatatTTACAAATTAAGGATTTAACAGAGTCTACAACTCACTTGGTTGCTATCAAGCCTGGAACTGCAAAAGCTAATacagctaaaaaaaatccttctattaaaattgttaatccAGATTGGTTGTGGTCGTGCGCTGAACGGTGGGAGCACGTTGACGAAAGATTATTCCCTCTTACAGCTAAGGTATTTATAGatttaatgtaaattaattattacaattattatttatttatttatttaacgccAATCGGCAATATACAATAACACTTTACATATAATATGAAAAGGGAATAACAGGCGAAATAACGCTTTAAGtgataaattgtaatataGCTACACTAAGATAATAAAGACAAAAAGATAAAAAGATTGCACGTGGAGGGGTTCGTGGTTAGTCGTTGTATTCCAGTACCAGCTTTTTGACAGACGTCCTGAAGGATGGGTAGGGACAATCAAAGAAGTTCATATCCGAGCAGATAGCATTGACCGAGTTAGATATTCTGTTGATAGGCTCAATTATtgtagggacaagatttttgccttaattTCGAATGAATGGTTAGAAAATTTGGTATTACGACGAAAATATTGATCttataaaaaacgttttaaaacaaaagttgtaggaaatttaattttcaaaaaaaaatgtctcttatgatttttttatacgaccaatattttcaccgcaattccaaaattaagattcataatgagtgattcaaatttttgataattatgaaaatacgtaaattatgaaaatacataattttgaaattacggctttcctattagttctataaaaaaaattataagagacgtttttttcataaaattaaattttgaacaactttCGTTCCAAACATTTTtgtatacgaccaatatttccgccgtaatatcaaaaatttgacaacatcaattattaattgttatttttgaatcaaagCAAAACTCCCGACTCtagttataaattatcaagtcACCATCTAATGCATTTTCGTTCATTAGTtctcgttttttaaaatgaaaattagtgacccgcatgaaaaagctatatattgttaaaaatatataaaaaattatatggtgaatatgtgataaatatatttcggTAAAAATATCTGTATTGATAAATGATCAGTATATGGTTTTACTTATGTTgaattatgtatttataataatatatttatttttatataatattttttttttttcctatatacattatctcatatattatctcatataatttttgtcatatatggatgggatatatataatttataaaatataatataataagctttatatatatttccatatattttgattcatataattagtgaCAGATTGTCTCTATATAGTTGATTATGTATGGAAAAATTCACATGTTTAAATCTATGATTTGCGGTTTattaacattatatttttcttgatatatcgaaaactatattttttatatacatatattcttAAGAAATTGTGCGATAGCATAGAAATGAAGATTACAAGCTAAAAAGTATCATAGGACGCAAAATATgcatatggggcattccatgccaaatcaccgaggttttgacccgacccccttcgatttcgctgaaacttttttatcattttttatcttaccaaagacattttttctgaattttttcacatttttttacccaacccaaaaaaagttacgaatttttttaaaaaaccgctcttttttttttaaattgctataactttctCAAAAATCAACTTTCGgcactttttttgtttttcgaaatttgtgtttctaaatgtagttttcagaaaaaaatacaaaaaatttttcggaagtcacgatatatgaaatattttagtttttttaataaaaccgttattttttcgaagtccgaaaccttcgattctcaatttctttgtctcaaaaaaaaaaaacttcaaccaagacagtatttaaccccgctcttcccattttgtgccgactttcctttatatttttttttttcgattgaaaatacaaacatttctaaatttggcttattttttatgactttgcgctgaagtttttttggattgtttttaaaagctcagaaaatgaataaaattgaacaaaaacaaccgtaaagtgtattaggggcaatgattgattttttcggaagaaaattcccaatttttaaatatagtgaaacctaaacttacaattaaccttctcaataagacaatttatagataaactgAGAAAAGTaaagatagcccgaactgagaATCGAACCTAGACCATGTTGGTATCGCGGCGaatgctctaccagttgagataTCTGGTACTATACTAtcttccgttcaatttgatctaaaattgtctataaggctatctatatttttataagtttatctataaattgtcttattgagaaggttaattgtaagtttaggtttcactatatttaaaaattgggaattttcttccgaaaaaatcaatccttgcccctaatacactttacggttgtttttgtccaattttattcattttctgagcttttaaaaacaatccacaaaaacttcagcgcaaagtcataaaaaataagccaaatttagaaatgtttgtattttcaatcgaaaaaaaaaaaaaatataaaggaaattcggcacaaaatgggaatagcggggttaaatactgacttggttgaagttttttttgagacaaagaaattgagaatcgaaggtttcggacttcgaaaaaataacggttttattaaaaaaactaaaatatttcatatatcgtgacttccgaaaaattttttgtatttttttctgaaaactacatttaaaaacacaaaggccctaggggtataagcatggtgaatttgcccccgaaaggtatcggcttgatactccggggatttttaggtactaataagatattaagatcctgagagtttcagcttttgaaaccaatcggtcttcgagaaatagccaaatatgtaaaaatcagataaaatgaatattctcagagactattttatcgattgacttatacttgggatatgttttgggggtcgatagtagctcctcggaaaaaaattgggagcttgatcggtcgacaacaacctcgaaaaaaaatgactttttagttttaatttcgacttttcacgatgttacggttctggtacaattatgaaataattttttttggattcctcatccaatttcctatagacttaagtgcttttaaaatttttaaaaaaggtacgccatatagaaaaaaaaataaaaaccactttttaagcaaatatttactttatttacatgtttaaagtgtgaatcattatttttctagtttgtatatgttcttgaatgttatttgcaaaaataatctctgcatcagcagttaaattttgtcatatcatataatatcaactaaaatattataaacattatacacatataaaacaggaaatagattttagattgtaaattataaatacataacaacaaatgaaagatatacttgaggaaaaaaatgtataatcatattttatcagtCTTCATCACTATCCTCTTCAATCACAGGTGAAATACTGTctctatcaaataatttgctaAGTATTTCAGCAGGCCTTAAAATCTTTGTTAAATATCTCCCGTgtgataaatagtaaacaacagcagcaacatgaGAGCAACATCCAATTGTTCTCAGACCATTTGCACACTCACAACTATGCCTCAATATGCTTTTTAGAccaatagcattttttttatactcaataaaacaTCTATAAACCTTTCTATTAATGTGTCTGGATTGAACTTGaattttgagtatatttgACTGTTCTTTCACATATTGAATAGTGAGATTACCTGTTTCATCAAGCATTTCTGCTAAATAGGAAACAGCCTGTTTCAATATGTATAGTAAGCGTCTTACTTCCGACTCAGAGTTTTTGGATGAAGTCATCGAAACAATGAAATCGCAAAATAATGTAGTAAATACGTTAGCTGAAGACGTTCAAAAAAATGGCTGGCAGCGAAAAAAATTGCCGTTTCAAACAATTTCATCTGAAACTCTTGAAGGCTTTCCAGAAATGACAGAAAATGATCtgcgtatttttttcactggttCCTATCAATTCAATCTATTCaatattgtatataaattttctgattGAAATCAACGAAGCTTATGAATATTTCATGAAACATATTGGTccaataaagtaaaaaattagattATAAGTTActgatacaattatatattattaatttttttaattattaataaaatcgaatttgaaataaaattagcgATTATTAATGGATAACTTTGTTAGCTGATAGTAGGAAAcagtaaatgaaattaattattatttaaattaagttaTATAAACAAGTATTATcgttgaaatattattaaatgaaaaataatgataaataaaatgtttataacAGGCAAGAGGATCCAGAGTACCACCTCCCCACTGTAGTAGTCCAGAACGAGTAGAAGTTAAAGAAAATGAAGTTATTGATAGTTTCGCAAGTAGTATAAATCCTTTGATGTCGTTTACACAAGAAGAAATCGATAACATGGACAAAGAGGTTGATGAAGATATGTCAGATATTGAAATGGATACTTCTATATTAGAAGGAAAAGAAGAATTAGGTTCAGTTATAGGCAATGAAAGTGAAAATTCATCTGATTtaaatggtaattattattatctatattattaagagaataaggaaaattttgtttccgccatgtctatatgatagaattagttaatgatattgaaattggtatcattagataggtcttgacttgaatttgtgccttttcatactttaaactcgtttttattgccaagtattgaaataaatagatttatctatatcattcgaatttcatttaaatcacgcgagaaaaaagacgatcgtatttattttctttaaataaataaattaatactttaattattccgtcattaaatatgactgaatgtcactaaatatatagctttattatttatatcgcgtaaCTTATTCTAAAATGACGGATTTTTCTACTCCTTTTTGATTctaggaagcttctcaaagccaaaaaagtgtgcacagaaaaaaaaggattcattgacacaaaaaatctttactcgcctaaagaagatttttattgaccccaataaattttttgcattgtgaattgaaaacaaaaatttattcagaactagaaaaaataacttggtgcaaggaatcatttcttgaccaaaaaatcttttctcgccccaagacaatttttgtatttaattgataatccataaaatttcttggtgcaaattaaaattttttgcggcagaaaattcttttttttctgcgttttttataaatttagtagtgatatttgggcagtcacgtagtTTTCTGcacggctgcccaatttctgTAGGTtgctcattattattatctatatcattaagagaatgaagaaaattttgttttagcCATATCTATATTATGATAGAATAAGttaatgttatttaatttGGTATCGTTAGAAAGGTTTTGACTAGGATTTGTCCCTTTTCATAGTTTAGACTCTTTTGAActgccaagtattgagataaatagatttatctatataattctgaaacaaaatatattagtctaataaaaaaaaaaaaaaacattgaccGTGTAGTTTTTCTTTCAAGAATCgattttaataaacagttaaattcaaatcatatttaataaattgatagttTTATTTGGTaagtcacgtagtgactgtaggttgttcattattatttttataacaataataattatgattagtaatactttatattattgacAGATGAACTTTTTGAATCACCTAAAAAACGCcgaaaaattgaagaaaatagtTCTAGTGATTCTTCTGAGGATAAAGTAAAAGATTATGACATCAATGATGACAATGAAgatgatgacgatgacgaTCCAGTTACTCGTTTTAGAAGGGGAGAACCGTTGCCAGATGATTTGGACCTTGGGGAACATGGGTCGCAAGATTCAACAGAAATTGATGATCCAGTTGAAGAGGACGATGACAGAGAATGGAATGCCATGGGAGCGGCATTAGAAAGAGAATTTTTATCAGAATGATTATGttgtaatgtttttttttcttgtttttttcgatttaaattttttcatgtaccatttctataaatatttttcgttagttaaagtttaattacagataatgtagatttttaaaaacaagagTTAATATAATCATTAATCATTTATGTAATATTGTATTGATTAGTTAAACTAATCGATGCAAGACTGAGACATTGTGTTACTAATAAGGATTTTCACCCAATACATtcgctaataaatttttgtaataattacaaatactgttactaaatttttatttattgtttaataatatttattataaatttaaactgcATAATATTGAGGATCATTTGGATCATCATAATACTTAATATAGCTTTCTTTGTGAGAAAAGTCACGAATAGCTTCCATGCTACCTCGTGGTGGAGCTTTTTTATACTCGAAATTACTGTCTAATTTACCGTACAATTCGATTTCTTCCTGCACTTGatctctgtaaaaaaaaaaaaaaaaataattttataataaataaaaattatttttctcttaaatatGTATGATGTTGGAGTGGTCCGTttggaacgactatttttttttcactaccatttcaaaattttgttgcaaacattgaagaaaaattcccTGCAAGTTTCAGCCCTTAATTTGGATTTTAAGTACTGGACATTTgatcttgaattttttccatttaaaatacataggaaTGTTaggatgtttttttaaattatttgaagctCATTTAAAGTTATCGGGTCGCTGTTTGCAGCATTTTATAGCTAATTTGATGCTTTTCAAAAGTCTCCTTAGTAATTTTACTGAGACTAAtggttttttctgtattggttctaaaaacatttttaacttcccgctacgaaagtcgatgattttcgaaaaattgggaagttattgttttcaccccgattttcgaaagccgagttttcatcagatgtcgacgttttgaggtcctaaaaagctattctgactattttcagagtgatgtccgagtgtgtgtatgtatgtatgtatgtatgtgtgtgtgtgtatgtatgtatgtatgtatgtatgtgtgtgtgtgtgtgtgtgtgtgtgtgtgtgtgtgtgtgtgtgtgtgtgtgtgtgtgtgtgtgtgtgtgtgtgtgcgtgtgtgtgtgtgtataaactctttgtaactttttaactaatgaatcaatttggatggttgaggtggcaatcgaaagagcttgttggccctcaactttcctgaaaatttcagatcatttgatcaagcagtctcgaaaatattggcgaattacgaacaaaaaaaaatttttttttttatttttttagtgatttctcagaaacgacttgagcgattgacttcaaaatctaatcagctctagaactttataagccgcgtcgagtgccacctcaaccatttcaatcggttaatttgttcgagagatatcgttggcgaaagaaattataaaaaacgtttttttttcgattatctttgaagtgactcatccgatcaatttcaaaatttaatcagctctagaatttaagaaaacgcgccgattgccacctcaaatgtcaaaatcggttgattagttcaaaaaatatcggcgctgaaaagttaaaaaaataacattttatgttgttttttccagataaatcaaaatataatgtgctaaaatgtgtctgcaATCATACAAACTCTTTCTCTGTATAGTCTCttccgatcatcagataatgtcatataacttgttccttagttttaaacatattgtcagcaaaatattgaaaaacccagtctttaatgtttttctcggatattccatttattattgctctgacctaagtcaaaactcattcaaatcttgattttgatcactgacattgatttctgcctcatcacatttatttcagagaacataatcgataataaaaatttaaaagccgcttcttcattaatgattttcgattcttaacttttcaaactctagcataaaactaacttgttagagcttgaaaagctcataaaaaatgattctatGTAATAGCATCAtcgagcttgaaaatatattcacagtaatgttttcaagctccttgagctcgaaaacagcgggaagttttggggctgacccgcagggttaaccgacgcccagatttttttaataataatttgaatttttagttgatattgactaaataacaaaatttacagtaaaaatattcgtcaaaaatttttccgatgTTTATAAAGTTAATCCTTCGTATTTTCATAAATgggttaaattaataaaaagaaaattatttactgatttacaattaaaattaaaaggcaTTTGCTCGGATTTGttaaaagatattttatttacaaaattaataaaatctctATATCACGTGGACGACGAATTTCAGCCACAAATAAGAGgacctttttttgtagagaatcaaatttcttgaaaaatcgttatctgcaTTTTCAcggtaaatttcgttatttagtcaatatcaactaaaaatccaaattatttaaaagaaaaaatgattttcagaaccaatacagataaaacaattagtaaaattactaAGGAGACTTATGAAGAGtattaaattatctacaaaatatTGCAAATGGCGACTCGATAACTTgaaatgcggctgagttataaagaattaaaaaaaaatccaaactttcctatatacacttatccaaaaaattaaaggaacaagaaaattttataaattttttaatgatttttggaaggctttattttcttgaaaaatcaTCGTATCAGAAAtgtaaaaaaagcaaattgaagcctggaatctctagtttgaagatcttccagcaaaatcattttttgagccacggttttagcggaatcataagaaatagctcgagacaaaatttttctaaattttttggttttattatTTGGGTCTGCGGGgctgggaaaatttttttcaaaaaaatcaatacatggatcgtttaggaaatttattcagccacaattttcgttttttttgtatctttgaatgacaatttgctgctgagatatcatccttgaaatgaaaaaggatttttttgtctttgatcatcgatatctcagcaactaatggTCGCACAGTAATTTTGAGGACAGCTtgagaaacttgaataaatctcCCACAAGcctcgatttaaaaaaaaaactttttattacgaaaatacagccttccaaaaatcactaaaaaattcataaaattttcttgttcctttaattttttgg
This genomic interval from Microplitis mediator isolate UGA2020A chromosome 2, iyMicMedi2.1, whole genome shotgun sequence contains the following:
- the LOC130663166 gene encoding RNA polymerase II subunit A C-terminal domain phosphatase isoform X2, whose translation is MTGCKHPTVMKDLCAECGADLRQEALSKDGKETIISEASVPMVHSIPELKVCPELAEKIGKEDEQRLLKDKKLALLVDLDQTIVHTTNDTVPAVMKDVFHYQLYGPNSPWYHTRLRPGTNHFLEEMSKLYELHICTFGARNYAHTVAALLDKEGKLFSHRILSRDECFNPASKTANLKALFPCGDDLVCIIDDREDVWQGCGNLVQVKPYHFFRHTGDIHAPPGLEKRDVLDQSSNTEEESVKIDTNQQNVDTKENNVIGNGINDNLPEENSQINKEIDQVISKSTDDSKESDSKTCEISKSSEPPTDEKLNEKSTEENIDDNVGNKNETKCDDKINDNKTKPLDVPLTDIKKNEETDVDDNDHDDYLLYLEDILRRIHNEFYKHIENNDRKPLREIIPQVRIRVLEGLCLTFSGLVPTNHKLEQSRAYKVAMAFGAKVTQDLTESTTHLVAIKPGTAKANTAKKNPSIKIVNPDWLWSCAERWEHVDERLFPLTAKARGSRVPPPHCSSPERVEVKENEVIDSFASSINPLMSFTQEEIDNMDKEVDEDMSDIEMDTSILEGKEELGSVIGNESENSSDLNDELFESPKKRRKIEENSSSDSSEDKVKDYDINDDNEDDDDDDPVTRFRRGEPLPDDLDLGEHGSQDSTEIDDPVEEDDDREWNAMGAALEREFLSE
- the LOC130663166 gene encoding RNA polymerase II subunit A C-terminal domain phosphatase isoform X1, whose amino-acid sequence is MANLEVAFPTNEQPGKIKKLRVSAGSMISAGRVLFLYCSVNSNGDDTKNHEKKFRSTQFGRITKILAKEGDIIQPGQVILLMTGCKHPTVMKDLCAECGADLRQEALSKDGKETIISEASVPMVHSIPELKVCPELAEKIGKEDEQRLLKDKKLALLVDLDQTIVHTTNDTVPAVMKDVFHYQLYGPNSPWYHTRLRPGTNHFLEEMSKLYELHICTFGARNYAHTVAALLDKEGKLFSHRILSRDECFNPASKTANLKALFPCGDDLVCIIDDREDVWQGCGNLVQVKPYHFFRHTGDIHAPPGLEKRDVLDQSSNTEEESVKIDTNQQNVDTKENNVIGNGINDNLPEENSQINKEIDQVISKSTDDSKESDSKTCEISKSSEPPTDEKLNEKSTEENIDDNVGNKNETKCDDKINDNKTKPLDVPLTDIKKNEETDVDDNDHDDYLLYLEDILRRIHNEFYKHIENNDRKPLREIIPQVRIRVLEGLCLTFSGLVPTNHKLEQSRAYKVAMAFGAKVTQDLTESTTHLVAIKPGTAKANTAKKNPSIKIVNPDWLWSCAERWEHVDERLFPLTAKARGSRVPPPHCSSPERVEVKENEVIDSFASSINPLMSFTQEEIDNMDKEVDEDMSDIEMDTSILEGKEELGSVIGNESENSSDLNDELFESPKKRRKIEENSSSDSSEDKVKDYDINDDNEDDDDDDPVTRFRRGEPLPDDLDLGEHGSQDSTEIDDPVEEDDDREWNAMGAALEREFLSE